DNA sequence from the Streptomyces sp. MST-110588 genome:
AGCGTCTTCACCGGCGCGGGCATCCTCGCCAGCATGCTGCTGCTGTCCTACGCCGCCCGTACCCTGCCGATCGGCACCGCCTACGGCGTCTGGGTCGGCATCGGGGCCGCGGGCGCGGCGGTCGTGGGCATGCTGGTGCTGGGCGAGCCGGCCACCGCGGCCCGGATCTTCTTCATCTGCCTGCTGCTGGTCGCGGTGGTCGGCCTCAAGGCGACGTCGGGACACTGATCCCCGGCGCGACGTCAGCCCCTTCGGGGCGGTGATCCCGCCGGCCGGGCTAGGACATCTGCGGCGTCTACGACATCCGCCCGTACGGCATGTACCACCCGGCCGGGCCCCCGTCGATCCCCCCGTTGACCCCGCCGTTGGGCCCCACGGTCGGGAAGCTCTCGGTCGGTCCCACCGTCGGCGGCCCGTTGGTCGGCAGCGGCGGACTGGTCGGCGGTACGAAGGTGGGCGGGGCCGTGGGCGCGGTGGTCGGCGGGGAGGGCGGCGCGGACGAGGACGGCGGCGCGCTGGAGGACGGCGGGGCGCTGGTCGTGGGCGGCGCGGAGGAGCTGGCCGGTGGCTCCGTGGACCGCGGGCCAGCGCCGC
Encoded proteins:
- a CDS encoding multidrug efflux SMR transporter, which gives rise to MAWILLVIAGLLEVGWSVGMKFTEGFTRLWPSVFTGAGILASMLLLSYAARTLPIGTAYGVWVGIGAAGAAVVGMLVLGEPATAARIFFICLLLVAVVGLKATSGH